The proteins below are encoded in one region of Zootoca vivipara chromosome 10, rZooViv1.1, whole genome shotgun sequence:
- the HMGXB4 gene encoding HMG domain-containing protein 4 isoform X2: MDLLKAITSPLATGSKSSKKTSEKSSHSSLSASGHSEGKKEHHKKKLSGSSSDLSLDESTFHKSKKVKPPFVNNETLTLREPDGLKMKLILSPKEKGGSTTEEPFPHPSATKKSSKKSARDEQGSFLPSHDSHGFLKSSRKKHKPLEKDPHPSPAAESFSPDTPLFPEGQSSEFELSGLEPQAESGSSSGGELEAGELVIDDSYREIKKKKKSKKSKKKKDKEKHKEKKHSKSKKSSGLSGLSSSLAVAEVTAPLPVSPTSAQFAVPAPPPPPPPVFHTDGQSEKKKKKEEKEKVEKLDKEKPKKKNMSAYQVFCKEYRVNIVAEHPGIDFGDLSKKLAEVWKQLPEKDKLVWKQKAQYLQHKQNKAEATTVKRKATSSEGAPKLKASLTGALSPHKKSPSSTVVLSASPVKVPETDPIDVAAHLQLLGESLSLIGHRLQETEGMVAVSGSLSVLLDSIICALGPLACLTSQLPELNGCPKHVLSNTLDNIAYIMPGL; the protein is encoded by the exons ATGGATCTGCTTAAGGCCATCACCTCGCCTTTGGCCACAGGCTCCAAGTCCTcgaagaagacatctgaaaagtCATCTCATTCTTCACTCTCTGCCTCTGGCCATTCAGAAGGCAAGAAGGAACACCACAAGAAAAAGCTGAGTGGCAGTAGCAGTGACCTGTCCTTGGATGAAAGTACTTTCCACAAGTCCAAAAAGGTGAAGCCCCCCTTTGTGAACAATGAAACGTTGACCTTGCGTGAACCTGATGGCTTAAAGATGAAACTCATCCTCTCACCTAAGGAGAAGGGGGGAAGCACAACAGAGGAGCCCTTTCCACATCCGTCAGCCACAAAGAAATCCTCTAAGAAGTCAGCTCGGGATGAACAGGGATCGTTTCTCCCAAGTCATGATTCACATGGCTTTTTGAAATCATCCCGAAAGAAGCACAAACCACTGGAGAAGGATCCACATCCCTCTCCAGCTGCTGAGAGCTTTAGCCCAGACACACCCCTCTTCCCCGAAGGCCAAAGCAGTGAATTTGAGCTTTCAGGCCTGGAACCACAAGCGGAATCAGGTTCGTCCTCTGGAGGTGAACTGGAAGCTGGAGAGCTAGTAATTGATGATTCGTACCGggagataaagaagaagaagaaatcaaagaagagcaagaagaagaaggacaAGGAGAAGCACAAGGAAAAGAAGCATTCCAAATCCAAAAAGAGTTCTGGGCTTTCTGGGCTTTCCTCTTCACTGGCAGTAGCAGAAGTAACAGCACCACTCCCAGTCTCTCCAACCAGTGCGCAGTTTGCcgttcctgcccctcctcctccaccgccacCTGTTTTCCATACAGATGGCCAgagtgaaaagaagaagaagaaagaagaaaaggagaaggtTGAAAAATTGGACAAAGAAAAG ccaaagaagaagaacatgTCTGCCTACCAAGTATTCTGTAAAGAGTATCGTGTGAACATTGTGGCTGAGCATCCAGGAATAG ATTTTGGTGATCTGAGCAAAAAGCTGGCAGAAGTTTGGAAGCAGCTTCCGGAGAAAGATAAGCTG GTTTGGAAGCAGAAGGCGCAGTATTTGCAACACAAGCAGAATAAAGCAGAGGCTACAACAGTGAAGAGGAAAGCAACCTCCTCAGAGGGTGCACCAAAACTGAAAG CTTCTCTAACAGGGGCACTTTCACCCCATAAGAAGTCTCCATCTAGCACTGTAGTGCTCTCTGCATCACCTGTCAAAGTTCCTGAAACGGATCCCATAGATGTTGCTGCACATCTGCAATTGCTGGGTGAATCTCTAAGTCTTATTGGCCACAGGCTACAGGAGACAGAG GGTATGGTAGCTGTATCAGGAAGTTTATCAGTGCTCCTGGATTCAATCATTTGTGCTCTAGGCCCTTTGGCATGCCTGACGTCCCAGCTCCCTGAACTAAACGGCTGCCCCAAACATGTTTTG TCAAACACATTGGACAACATTGCATACATCATGCCTGGACTCTGA
- the HMGXB4 gene encoding HMG domain-containing protein 4 isoform X1, with protein MAYDDSKKKEDCLESDRIDGVGLVAGRTQREKKRSYKDLLREEEEIAAQVRKNSQKRLKESDIFLLGTDAYKKKRKHSNEYYYRELSSFELSLPLESSAKKRKKVVTTPPSADTAMDLLKAITSPLATGSKSSKKTSEKSSHSSLSASGHSEGKKEHHKKKLSGSSSDLSLDESTFHKSKKVKPPFVNNETLTLREPDGLKMKLILSPKEKGGSTTEEPFPHPSATKKSSKKSARDEQGSFLPSHDSHGFLKSSRKKHKPLEKDPHPSPAAESFSPDTPLFPEGQSSEFELSGLEPQAESGSSSGGELEAGELVIDDSYREIKKKKKSKKSKKKKDKEKHKEKKHSKSKKSSGLSGLSSSLAVAEVTAPLPVSPTSAQFAVPAPPPPPPPVFHTDGQSEKKKKKEEKEKVEKLDKEKPKKKNMSAYQVFCKEYRVNIVAEHPGIDFGDLSKKLAEVWKQLPEKDKLVWKQKAQYLQHKQNKAEATTVKRKATSSEGAPKLKASLTGALSPHKKSPSSTVVLSASPVKVPETDPIDVAAHLQLLGESLSLIGHRLQETEGMVAVSGSLSVLLDSIICALGPLACLTSQLPELNGCPKHVLSNTLDNIAYIMPGL; from the exons ATGGCTTATGATGACTCCAAGAAAAAAGAAG ACTGCTTAGAGAGCGACCGAATTGATGGCGTGGGACTTGTAGCTGGCAGAACCCAGCGAGAAAAGAAACGTTCCTACAAAGACCTGCTTCGAGAAGAGGAGGAGATAGCTGCTCAGGTCAGGAAGAATTCACAGAAGAGGCTGAAG gaAAGTGACATTTTCTTGCTGGGGACAGACGCTtataagaagaagaggaagcactCCAATGAGTACTATTACAGAG AACTTTCTTCGTTTGAGTTATCCCTGCCTTTGGAATCGTctgcaaagaagaggaaaaaagtaGTGACAACCCCACCCTCTGCTGACACTGCTATGGATCTGCTTAAGGCCATCACCTCGCCTTTGGCCACAGGCTCCAAGTCCTcgaagaagacatctgaaaagtCATCTCATTCTTCACTCTCTGCCTCTGGCCATTCAGAAGGCAAGAAGGAACACCACAAGAAAAAGCTGAGTGGCAGTAGCAGTGACCTGTCCTTGGATGAAAGTACTTTCCACAAGTCCAAAAAGGTGAAGCCCCCCTTTGTGAACAATGAAACGTTGACCTTGCGTGAACCTGATGGCTTAAAGATGAAACTCATCCTCTCACCTAAGGAGAAGGGGGGAAGCACAACAGAGGAGCCCTTTCCACATCCGTCAGCCACAAAGAAATCCTCTAAGAAGTCAGCTCGGGATGAACAGGGATCGTTTCTCCCAAGTCATGATTCACATGGCTTTTTGAAATCATCCCGAAAGAAGCACAAACCACTGGAGAAGGATCCACATCCCTCTCCAGCTGCTGAGAGCTTTAGCCCAGACACACCCCTCTTCCCCGAAGGCCAAAGCAGTGAATTTGAGCTTTCAGGCCTGGAACCACAAGCGGAATCAGGTTCGTCCTCTGGAGGTGAACTGGAAGCTGGAGAGCTAGTAATTGATGATTCGTACCGggagataaagaagaagaagaaatcaaagaagagcaagaagaagaaggacaAGGAGAAGCACAAGGAAAAGAAGCATTCCAAATCCAAAAAGAGTTCTGGGCTTTCTGGGCTTTCCTCTTCACTGGCAGTAGCAGAAGTAACAGCACCACTCCCAGTCTCTCCAACCAGTGCGCAGTTTGCcgttcctgcccctcctcctccaccgccacCTGTTTTCCATACAGATGGCCAgagtgaaaagaagaagaagaaagaagaaaaggagaaggtTGAAAAATTGGACAAAGAAAAG ccaaagaagaagaacatgTCTGCCTACCAAGTATTCTGTAAAGAGTATCGTGTGAACATTGTGGCTGAGCATCCAGGAATAG ATTTTGGTGATCTGAGCAAAAAGCTGGCAGAAGTTTGGAAGCAGCTTCCGGAGAAAGATAAGCTG GTTTGGAAGCAGAAGGCGCAGTATTTGCAACACAAGCAGAATAAAGCAGAGGCTACAACAGTGAAGAGGAAAGCAACCTCCTCAGAGGGTGCACCAAAACTGAAAG CTTCTCTAACAGGGGCACTTTCACCCCATAAGAAGTCTCCATCTAGCACTGTAGTGCTCTCTGCATCACCTGTCAAAGTTCCTGAAACGGATCCCATAGATGTTGCTGCACATCTGCAATTGCTGGGTGAATCTCTAAGTCTTATTGGCCACAGGCTACAGGAGACAGAG GGTATGGTAGCTGTATCAGGAAGTTTATCAGTGCTCCTGGATTCAATCATTTGTGCTCTAGGCCCTTTGGCATGCCTGACGTCCCAGCTCCCTGAACTAAACGGCTGCCCCAAACATGTTTTG TCAAACACATTGGACAACATTGCATACATCATGCCTGGACTCTGA